One stretch of Burkholderia pyrrocinia DNA includes these proteins:
- a CDS encoding aldo/keto reductase family oxidoreductase, with product MSDIRHTTAFRLGDRNVKRIGYGAMQLAGPGVFGPPKDRDAALNVLREAVASGVDHIDTSDFYGPHVTNRLIRDALHPYPDNLAIVTKIGARRGGDAAWLPAFAPDELERAVHDNLRNLGLDVLDVVNLRIMFDTHGPAEGSIEAPLSALAELQRRGLVRHIGLSNVTPAQVAQGRRICEIVCVQNHYNIAHRGDDALIDALARDGIAYVPYFPLGGFSPLQSSTLSGVAARVGATPMQVALAWLLRRAPNILLIPGTSSVAHLRENLAAADLDLPDDALAELDRIADAGAA from the coding sequence ATGTCCGACATTCGGCACACCACCGCCTTCAGGCTCGGCGACCGCAACGTCAAGCGGATCGGCTACGGCGCGATGCAGCTCGCGGGGCCCGGCGTATTCGGCCCGCCGAAGGACCGCGACGCGGCATTGAACGTGTTGCGCGAGGCCGTCGCGTCCGGCGTCGACCATATCGACACCAGCGACTTCTACGGCCCGCACGTCACCAACCGGCTGATCCGCGATGCATTGCATCCGTATCCGGACAATCTCGCGATCGTCACCAAGATCGGCGCGCGACGCGGCGGCGACGCAGCGTGGCTGCCCGCGTTCGCACCCGACGAACTCGAACGGGCCGTGCACGACAACCTGCGCAACCTCGGCCTCGATGTGCTCGACGTCGTCAACCTGCGCATCATGTTCGACACGCACGGGCCGGCCGAAGGATCGATCGAGGCGCCGCTGAGCGCGCTCGCCGAACTGCAGCGGCGCGGGCTCGTCCGCCATATCGGCCTGAGCAACGTCACGCCCGCGCAGGTCGCGCAAGGCCGGCGGATCTGCGAAATCGTCTGCGTGCAGAATCACTACAACATCGCGCATCGCGGCGACGATGCGCTGATCGACGCGCTGGCCCGCGACGGCATCGCATACGTGCCGTACTTTCCGCTCGGCGGCTTCTCGCCGCTGCAGTCGTCGACGCTGTCCGGCGTGGCCGCACGCGTCGGCGCGACGCCGATGCAGGTCGCGCTGGCGTGGCTGCTGCGCCGTGCGCCGAACATCCTGCTGATTCCCGGCACCTCGTCGGTCGCGCATCTGCGCGAGAATCTCGCGGCGGCCGATCTCGATCTGCCGGACGATGCGCTCGCGGAACTCGACCGCATTGCGGACGCCGGAGCCGCCTGA
- a CDS encoding AraC family transcriptional regulator encodes MTYNPFLLIDRPNLAMSEPLLPPVPDVHDLVSELLLGMRLSGVQYRRIQVARPFGLNFGQAPGRAQFHFVGRGPVLLRDASGATMRLEAGDAILLPHGRMHALVSDPDAPCREINGFEVAKICDTVASVASAGTSPAACATTEPGAGDALIFSACMELDLGGMQPLVGTMPEFMHVGTLLARYPEIRPMLDAMERESCSARAGFAGILARLADVVAAFIVRGWVECGCGDAAGWVQALREPKLGRAIVALHRDPGRNWSVAELAAEAGVSRSVFAERFLAATGMTPVRYLTELRMRLAAQWIARDHEAIEAVAYRLGYGSLAAFSRAFKRVVGKPPGAVRADGDVRVEA; translated from the coding sequence ATGACATACAATCCGTTCTTGTTGATCGATCGTCCGAATCTCGCCATGTCCGAGCCGCTGCTTCCCCCCGTCCCCGACGTGCACGACCTCGTCAGCGAGCTGCTGCTGGGGATGCGCCTGAGCGGCGTGCAGTACCGCCGCATCCAGGTCGCGCGGCCGTTCGGGCTGAATTTCGGCCAGGCGCCGGGCCGCGCGCAATTCCATTTCGTCGGACGCGGGCCCGTGCTGCTGCGCGATGCGTCCGGCGCAACGATGCGGCTCGAGGCCGGCGACGCTATCCTGCTGCCGCACGGGCGCATGCATGCGCTGGTGTCCGATCCGGATGCGCCGTGCCGCGAGATCAACGGCTTCGAAGTCGCGAAGATCTGCGATACGGTCGCGTCGGTGGCGTCGGCCGGCACGTCGCCCGCGGCCTGCGCGACGACGGAGCCGGGCGCCGGCGATGCGCTGATCTTCAGCGCATGCATGGAGCTCGATCTCGGCGGCATGCAGCCGCTGGTCGGCACGATGCCCGAGTTCATGCACGTCGGCACGCTGCTCGCACGCTACCCCGAGATTCGCCCGATGCTCGACGCGATGGAGCGCGAATCCTGTTCGGCGCGCGCGGGCTTCGCGGGCATCCTCGCGCGGCTCGCGGACGTGGTCGCGGCATTCATCGTGCGCGGCTGGGTCGAGTGCGGATGCGGCGACGCGGCGGGCTGGGTGCAGGCGCTGCGCGAGCCGAAGCTCGGCCGCGCGATCGTCGCGCTGCATCGCGACCCGGGCCGCAACTGGAGCGTCGCGGAGCTGGCCGCCGAAGCAGGCGTGTCGCGCTCGGTGTTCGCCGAGCGCTTTCTCGCGGCGACCGGGATGACGCCCGTGCGCTACCTGACCGAGCTGCGGATGCGGCTCGCCGCGCAGTGGATCGCGCGCGACCACGAGGCGATCGAAGCCGTCGCGTACCGGCTCGGCTACGGTTCGCTGGCGGCGTTCAGCCGCGCGTTCAAGCGCGTGGTCGGAAAGCCGCCGGGCGCGGTGCGCGCGGACGGCGACGTGCGCGTCGAAGCGTAA
- a CDS encoding APC family permease produces MTAFRKVWQLLVGKPLDPLDPRTRHAIAVTPLLAWVGLGADGLSSSCYGPEEAFLALAHHTPLALFLALATAATVFIIALGYNQVIELFPTGGGGYRIATALLGAKPGLVSGAALLVDYVLTVATSLASGVDAFFSLLPVSAQAFKLTTEIVLILLMTGLNFRGMRESIMVLLPIFIGFVVLHFGLIVYGVAVHGNNLAMIVPDAVHEAHGMSQSLGVFVMLALLMRAFSLGGGTYTGLEAVSNNVNMLADPRVPNGKVTMWYMSTSLAFTAGGIILLYMLWHAHPVEGETLNAVVFGSVIDHLGLGSAFARHALLAAVLAFEAGLLMVGAQTGFLDGPAVLSNMASDSWVPRHFRDLSTRLVRQNGIIVVGLSSLLILLWTHGSVDVLVVLYSINVFLTFSMSLLGLCTYWWRHRSERGWFKHFFLSALGLSVTATVLVITLVEKFTAGGWLTVLVTSAVIALCFMINRHYAYTRAQLAKEDALFSGKPPEVDEATAPGKPDPQAPTAVLLVGKHRGASMHALLWVNRLFPGHFRNVIFLAVGEVDAKAYDGHEHLERLRHSITEALDYYVAHCRRNGIAADYRIAFGTNPVVEFMNLASSTLDAYPNAVCFASKLIFRRVNFLTAWLHNQTPVELQARLHVEGKQMVLLPMNVG; encoded by the coding sequence ATGACCGCATTCCGGAAGGTGTGGCAGTTGCTGGTCGGAAAACCGCTGGACCCGCTCGATCCGCGCACGCGCCATGCGATCGCCGTGACGCCGTTGCTGGCCTGGGTCGGGCTCGGCGCCGACGGGTTGTCGTCGTCGTGCTACGGCCCGGAAGAGGCGTTCCTCGCGCTGGCGCACCATACGCCGCTCGCGCTGTTTCTCGCGCTCGCGACCGCGGCCACGGTCTTCATCATCGCGCTCGGCTACAACCAGGTGATCGAGCTGTTCCCGACGGGCGGCGGCGGCTACCGCATCGCGACCGCGCTGCTCGGCGCGAAGCCGGGGCTCGTGTCGGGCGCGGCGCTGCTGGTCGACTACGTGCTGACCGTCGCGACCTCGCTCGCGAGCGGCGTCGACGCGTTCTTCAGCCTGCTGCCGGTCAGCGCGCAGGCGTTCAAGCTCACGACCGAGATCGTGCTGATCCTGCTGATGACGGGGCTCAACTTCCGCGGGATGCGCGAATCGATCATGGTGCTGCTGCCGATCTTCATCGGCTTCGTCGTGCTGCACTTCGGGCTGATCGTGTATGGCGTCGCCGTACATGGCAACAACCTCGCGATGATCGTGCCCGACGCCGTGCACGAGGCGCACGGGATGTCGCAGTCGCTCGGCGTGTTCGTGATGCTCGCGTTGCTGATGCGCGCGTTCTCGCTCGGCGGCGGCACCTATACGGGCCTCGAGGCCGTGTCGAACAACGTGAACATGCTCGCCGATCCGCGCGTGCCGAACGGCAAGGTGACGATGTGGTACATGTCGACGTCGCTCGCGTTCACGGCCGGCGGCATCATCCTGCTGTACATGCTGTGGCACGCGCATCCCGTCGAAGGCGAGACGCTCAACGCGGTGGTGTTCGGCAGCGTGATCGACCATCTCGGGCTCGGCTCGGCGTTCGCGCGGCATGCGCTGCTCGCGGCCGTGCTCGCGTTCGAGGCCGGGCTGCTGATGGTCGGCGCGCAGACGGGGTTTCTCGACGGGCCGGCCGTGCTGTCGAACATGGCGTCGGATTCGTGGGTGCCGCGCCATTTCCGCGACCTGTCGACACGCCTCGTGCGGCAGAACGGCATCATCGTCGTCGGCCTGTCGAGCCTGCTGATCCTGCTGTGGACGCACGGCAGCGTCGACGTGCTCGTCGTGCTGTACAGCATCAACGTGTTCCTCACGTTCAGCATGTCGCTGCTCGGGCTGTGCACGTACTGGTGGCGCCATCGCAGCGAGCGCGGCTGGTTCAAGCACTTCTTCCTGTCGGCGCTCGGGCTGAGCGTGACGGCGACCGTGCTCGTCATCACGCTGGTCGAGAAGTTCACGGCAGGCGGCTGGCTCACGGTGCTCGTGACGAGCGCGGTGATCGCGCTGTGCTTCATGATCAACCGCCACTACGCGTACACGCGCGCGCAGCTCGCGAAAGAGGACGCGCTGTTCTCGGGGAAGCCGCCCGAAGTCGACGAGGCTACCGCACCGGGCAAGCCCGATCCGCAGGCACCGACCGCCGTGCTGCTGGTCGGCAAGCATCGCGGCGCGAGCATGCACGCGCTGCTGTGGGTCAACCGGCTGTTTCCCGGGCACTTCCGCAACGTGATCTTCCTCGCGGTCGGCGAGGTCGATGCGAAGGCGTACGACGGGCACGAACATCTCGAACGGCTGCGTCACTCGATCACCGAAGCGCTCGACTACTATGTCGCGCATTGCCGCCGCAACGGCATCGCGGCCGACTACCGGATCGCGTTCGGCACGAATCCCGTCGTGGAATTCATGAACCTCGCGTCGTCGACGCTCGACGCGTATCCGAACGCCGTGTGCTTCGCGAGCAAGCTGATTTTCCGGCGCGTGAATTTCCTGACCGCGTGGCTGCACAACCAGACGCCCGTCGAACTGCAGGCGCGCCTGCATGTCGAGGGCAAGCAGATGGTGCTGCTGCCGATGAACGTCGGCTAG
- a CDS encoding LysR family transcriptional regulator — MQTDLGDLNAFMAVARAGGFRDAARMTGLSASGLSEAVRRLEAQLGVRLLHRTTRSVVPTEAGERLLARLGPALTEVAAALDGIGEFRDRPAGTLKLNVPLSAARLVLPAIVPRFLDAYPEIRLEVIADENFVDVLAAGCDAGIRYDERLEQDMIAVPIGPRIQRFATAAAPGYLDRHGRPRHPRELLDHRCLRGRFASGAMPPWEFERDGEVVRVEPAPGPLLVQIGGATDLLVDAAIAGTGIVHLFEEWLRPQFDSGALERVLEPWWRPFSGPFLYYPGRRLVPPALRAFIDFIKAS, encoded by the coding sequence ATGCAAACCGATCTGGGCGATCTGAATGCGTTCATGGCCGTGGCGCGCGCCGGCGGATTCCGCGACGCCGCACGCATGACGGGCCTCAGTGCGTCGGGGCTGAGCGAGGCCGTGCGCCGGCTGGAGGCGCAGCTTGGCGTGCGGCTGCTGCATCGCACGACGCGCAGCGTCGTGCCCACCGAAGCGGGCGAGCGCCTGCTCGCGCGTCTCGGGCCCGCGTTGACCGAAGTGGCGGCGGCGCTCGACGGTATCGGCGAATTCCGCGACAGACCGGCCGGCACGCTGAAGCTCAACGTGCCGCTTAGCGCGGCCCGGCTCGTGCTGCCCGCGATCGTGCCGCGCTTTCTCGATGCGTACCCCGAAATACGGCTGGAGGTGATCGCCGACGAAAATTTCGTCGACGTGCTGGCGGCCGGCTGCGACGCGGGCATCCGCTACGACGAACGGCTCGAACAGGACATGATCGCGGTGCCGATCGGCCCGCGCATTCAGCGGTTCGCGACCGCGGCCGCCCCCGGCTATCTCGACCGTCACGGCCGGCCGCGGCATCCGCGCGAATTGCTCGACCATCGCTGCCTGCGCGGACGCTTCGCGAGCGGCGCGATGCCGCCGTGGGAGTTCGAGCGCGACGGCGAGGTCGTGCGGGTCGAGCCGGCCCCCGGGCCGCTGCTGGTGCAGATCGGCGGTGCGACGGACCTGCTGGTCGACGCGGCGATCGCCGGCACGGGTATCGTGCATCTCTTCGAAGAGTGGCTGCGCCCGCAATTCGACAGCGGCGCACTCGAACGCGTGCTCGAACCGTGGTGGCGGCCGTTTTCAGGGCCCTTCCTCTATTACCCCGGGCGCCGGCTCGTGCCGCCGGCGCTGCGCGCGTTCATCGATTTCATCAAGGCATCCTGA
- a CDS encoding MFS transporter, with translation MNPGISPAASTAATREPAWGAVFAMTLGVFGLVTAEFLPASLLTPMADSLGVTEGVAGQAVTATATVALVTSLLISALTRTIDRRRVLLAFSVLLVASNLAVAFAPDLTTLLIGRVVLGVALGGFWTMATATAMRLVPTAMVPRALSIIFSGVAVATIASAPMGSYFGHLIGWRNVFLIAAGLGGVAFVSQVMTLPSMPPSGTTRLRTLIDVLRRPTVGLGMFATILVFTGHFAFFTYLRPFLEQVAGVGVNGLSAILLGYGIANFVGTSLAGRVLEHRLRPMLIGMPALMVVLGIALVALGRAPMLDAVLVALWGMAFGGVPVAWSTWVTRTVPDEAESAGGLIVAAIQLAIATGAAAGGVVFDANGAAGVFVAAAVVLAVAVATIVTGVPKRVGVAVS, from the coding sequence ATGAATCCCGGAATTTCCCCGGCCGCCTCGACGGCGGCCACCCGCGAACCGGCCTGGGGCGCGGTATTCGCGATGACGCTCGGCGTCTTCGGGCTCGTCACGGCCGAATTTCTTCCCGCCAGCCTGCTCACGCCGATGGCCGACAGCCTCGGCGTGACCGAAGGCGTGGCCGGGCAGGCCGTCACGGCCACCGCGACGGTCGCGCTCGTCACGAGCCTGCTGATCTCCGCGCTGACGCGCACGATCGACCGGCGGCGCGTGCTGCTCGCGTTCTCGGTGCTGCTCGTCGCATCGAATCTGGCGGTCGCGTTCGCGCCCGACCTGACGACGCTGCTGATCGGCCGCGTCGTGCTCGGCGTCGCGCTCGGCGGCTTCTGGACGATGGCGACGGCCACCGCGATGCGGCTCGTGCCGACGGCGATGGTGCCGCGCGCGCTGTCGATCATCTTCAGCGGCGTGGCGGTCGCGACGATCGCATCCGCGCCGATGGGCAGCTACTTCGGTCACCTGATCGGCTGGCGCAACGTGTTCCTGATCGCGGCCGGGCTCGGCGGCGTCGCGTTCGTGTCGCAGGTGATGACGCTGCCGTCGATGCCGCCGAGCGGCACGACGCGGCTGCGCACGCTGATCGACGTGCTGCGCCGGCCGACCGTCGGCCTCGGGATGTTCGCGACGATCCTCGTGTTCACCGGGCATTTCGCGTTCTTCACGTATCTGCGGCCGTTCCTCGAACAGGTTGCGGGCGTCGGCGTGAACGGGCTGTCGGCGATCCTGCTCGGCTACGGCATTGCGAACTTCGTCGGCACGTCGCTCGCGGGCCGCGTGCTCGAACACCGGTTGCGGCCGATGCTGATCGGGATGCCCGCGCTGATGGTCGTGCTCGGCATCGCGCTCGTCGCGCTCGGCCGCGCGCCGATGCTCGACGCGGTGCTCGTCGCGTTGTGGGGGATGGCGTTCGGCGGCGTGCCCGTCGCGTGGTCGACGTGGGTCACGCGCACCGTGCCCGACGAGGCCGAGAGCGCGGGCGGGCTGATCGTCGCGGCGATCCAGCTCGCGATCGCGACCGGCGCGGCGGCCGGCGGCGTCGTGTTCGACGCGAACGGCGCGGCCGGCGTGTTCGTCGCTGCGGCGGTCGTGCTGGCCGTCGCGGTCGCGACGATCGTGACCGGCGTGCCGAAGCGGGTGGGCGTGGCGGTGTCCTGA
- a CDS encoding DUF3857 domain-containing transglutaminase family protein → MLACAAAFGASSAVGAAPGMGPAADGANGVADEAPVTLVSDVHEFVIRHDGSLDEHDDSTLRANNANGIDAVAQRYVWFDKNLEQVDLLAAETIDRDGVAHPVGADGIRDVQEPRSAGAPTFQDGLLRTVVFPGVEAGSSTRVAFRKTRTKPVNRGYFGYTVEPSREPVDNQRLIFDVPADMPLYADARGYVALPPVTANGRTRYEFDYRHGPYDRIENGAVGYPTYGDRLVVSTLPDYAAFAARYRNAAVDPSVDDPAVVQLARALTAGAAAPRDKARILYDWVQANVRYVGLFLGETAAAPHRATDILRNRYGDCKDHVALFGALLAAVGIRSEPVLINLGSVYTLPSVPGYGGGAINHAITWLPDLALYADTTTAGIAFGYLPPIVMDRPALLVDTGALSRTPATQPRRRIARLAIDAAQPGAARFHAYIEDDGWTAELERNLFRRATHDRIEQLATERLRQSGLRGRAQLSTSDRRVTDGPFDVTVSGTLDHFVWPDGTTALPALSSLTGGIATQVENWLAEPVRTQPWGCIGGAFDETGQIALPADVVVTDLPADAAVHDRFVDFTSHYVFDAAARVVQVTRRMKAEFGRQVCTPDEFTALRASLERIERDTQAQIVVRAKGR, encoded by the coding sequence ATGCTGGCATGCGCTGCCGCGTTCGGCGCATCGAGCGCCGTCGGTGCGGCGCCGGGCATGGGCCCGGCGGCGGACGGCGCGAACGGCGTTGCCGACGAAGCACCCGTCACGCTGGTCAGCGATGTCCACGAATTCGTGATCCGGCACGACGGTTCGCTCGACGAGCACGACGATTCGACGCTGCGCGCGAACAACGCGAATGGCATCGACGCGGTTGCGCAGCGCTACGTGTGGTTCGACAAGAATCTCGAGCAGGTCGACCTGCTCGCGGCCGAGACGATCGACCGCGACGGTGTCGCGCATCCGGTCGGCGCGGACGGCATCCGCGACGTGCAGGAGCCGCGCTCGGCCGGCGCGCCGACGTTCCAGGACGGGCTGTTGCGCACTGTCGTGTTTCCCGGCGTCGAAGCCGGGTCGAGCACGCGCGTGGCGTTCCGCAAGACGCGCACGAAGCCCGTCAATCGCGGCTACTTCGGCTACACCGTCGAGCCGTCGCGCGAGCCCGTCGACAATCAGCGGCTGATCTTCGACGTGCCGGCCGACATGCCGCTGTATGCGGACGCGCGCGGCTATGTCGCGCTGCCGCCGGTCACGGCGAACGGCCGCACGCGCTACGAATTCGACTACCGGCACGGCCCGTACGACCGCATCGAGAACGGCGCGGTCGGCTACCCGACCTACGGCGACCGGCTCGTCGTGTCGACGCTGCCCGACTACGCGGCGTTCGCCGCGCGCTACCGCAACGCGGCCGTCGACCCGAGCGTGGACGATCCGGCCGTCGTGCAACTGGCGCGCGCGCTCACCGCGGGTGCTGCCGCGCCGCGCGACAAGGCGCGCATCCTGTACGACTGGGTGCAGGCGAACGTGCGCTACGTCGGGCTGTTCCTGGGCGAAACGGCCGCCGCGCCGCATCGCGCGACCGACATCCTGCGCAACCGCTACGGCGACTGCAAGGACCATGTCGCGCTGTTCGGCGCGCTGCTCGCGGCGGTCGGCATCCGCAGCGAACCGGTGCTGATCAATCTCGGTTCGGTGTACACGCTGCCGTCCGTGCCCGGTTACGGCGGCGGCGCGATCAATCATGCGATCACGTGGCTGCCCGATCTCGCGCTTTACGCCGATACGACGACGGCCGGCATCGCGTTCGGCTACCTGCCGCCGATCGTGATGGATCGCCCCGCGCTGCTGGTCGATACGGGCGCGCTGTCGCGCACGCCGGCCACGCAGCCGCGCCGCCGCATCGCGCGGCTCGCGATCGATGCCGCGCAGCCCGGCGCCGCGCGGTTTCATGCGTACATCGAGGACGACGGCTGGACGGCCGAACTCGAACGCAACCTGTTTCGCCGCGCGACGCACGACCGCATCGAGCAGCTCGCGACCGAACGCCTGCGGCAAAGCGGCTTGCGCGGCCGCGCGCAACTGTCGACCAGCGACCGGCGCGTGACCGACGGGCCGTTCGACGTGACGGTGTCGGGCACGCTCGATCATTTCGTGTGGCCCGACGGCACGACCGCGTTGCCCGCGCTGTCGAGCCTCACGGGCGGCATCGCGACGCAGGTCGAGAACTGGCTGGCCGAGCCCGTGCGCACGCAGCCGTGGGGCTGCATCGGCGGCGCGTTCGACGAAACCGGCCAGATCGCGCTGCCGGCCGACGTCGTCGTGACCGACCTGCCGGCCGATGCGGCCGTGCACGACCGCTTCGTCGACTTCACGTCGCATTACGTGTTCGACGCGGCCGCGCGCGTGGTGCAGGTCACGCGGCGGATGAAGGCGGAGTTCGGCCGGCAGGTGTGCACGCCCGACGAATTCACGGCGCTGCGCGCGTCGCTCGAACGCATCGAGCGCGACACGCAGGCGCAGATCGTCGTGCGCGCGAAAGGGCGTTGA
- a CDS encoding isocitrate lyase/PEP mutase family protein: protein MSSNEKGAYFRSLHRAGQPLALFNVWDAGSARTAADAGAVALATGSWSVAAANGFGDGEQMPRALMMEVLERIARATDLPVTVDLESGYGERPEDVAETIALSIEAGAVGCNLEDSFPATGELRDVEAAAARLAAARQAADRAGADYFINARTDVFFKAPADTHDERLLDETLARARAYAAAGADGLFVPGLQSPALIRKLTAASPLPVNVMRVAETPTLAELAEYGVARISHGPYPYLQAMKALAAMVKQGS, encoded by the coding sequence ATGAGCAGCAATGAGAAAGGCGCGTATTTCCGGTCGCTTCACCGCGCGGGCCAGCCGCTGGCGCTGTTCAACGTGTGGGACGCCGGCAGCGCGCGCACTGCGGCCGACGCGGGTGCCGTCGCGCTGGCGACCGGAAGCTGGTCGGTAGCCGCGGCCAATGGTTTCGGCGATGGTGAGCAAATGCCGCGCGCGCTCATGATGGAAGTGCTCGAGCGGATCGCGCGTGCGACGGACCTGCCCGTCACCGTCGATCTCGAAAGCGGCTACGGCGAGCGGCCCGAGGATGTCGCCGAGACGATCGCGCTCAGCATCGAGGCCGGCGCAGTGGGCTGCAATCTCGAAGACAGTTTTCCGGCCACAGGCGAATTGCGCGACGTCGAAGCAGCGGCAGCGCGTCTCGCGGCGGCACGGCAGGCGGCCGATCGCGCGGGCGCCGACTACTTCATCAATGCACGCACCGACGTGTTCTTCAAGGCGCCGGCCGACACGCACGACGAACGCCTGCTCGACGAAACGCTGGCCCGCGCACGCGCTTATGCGGCGGCCGGCGCCGACGGTCTCTTCGTACCGGGCCTTCAGTCGCCCGCGCTCATTCGCAAGCTGACGGCCGCATCGCCGCTGCCCGTGAACGTGATGCGCGTCGCGGAAACGCCGACGCTGGCCGAACTCGCGGAATACGGCGTGGCCCGTATCAGCCACGGGCCGTATCCGTATCTGCAGGCGATGAAGGCGCTTGCGGCGATGGTCAAGCAAGGCAGCTAG